A portion of the Lacibacter sp. H375 genome contains these proteins:
- a CDS encoding OsmC family protein has protein sequence MADHKVVTRFEGGMRFNSQVDNHTIIIDTPENDGGTNMGPRPKKLMLSSLAGCTGIDVVGILNKMRVEFSDFSMDIEADLSDESPKTYTDVKITYIIKVKEEDQDKVKKAVLLSKEKYCGVSAMFSQFADMDYEILFL, from the coding sequence ATGGCAGATCATAAAGTAGTGACCCGATTTGAAGGCGGTATGCGTTTCAACAGCCAGGTCGATAATCACACCATTATAATAGATACTCCTGAAAACGATGGGGGCACGAACATGGGCCCCCGCCCCAAAAAACTCATGCTCTCTTCACTTGCCGGCTGTACCGGGATTGATGTGGTAGGTATACTCAATAAAATGCGGGTTGAATTCAGCGATTTCAGCATGGATATTGAAGCCGACCTGAGCGATGAATCTCCCAAGACCTATACTGACGTTAAGATCACCTATATTATTAAGGTAAAAGAAGAAGACCAGGATAAAGTTAAAAAGGCTGTACTGCTTTCAAAAGAGAAATACTGCGGTGTAAGCGCCATGTTCAGCCAGTTTGCTGATATGGATTATGAGATCCTTTTTCTCTGA
- the rplU gene encoding 50S ribosomal protein L21, which produces MFAVVKIAGQQFKVSEGQSLYVPHIEGNAGDQVEFSDVLYVDTDGKISVGADAKVKVKAEIVAERKGKTVIAFKMKRRKGFRKKKGHRTLYTHIKVTGIA; this is translated from the coding sequence ATGTTTGCAGTAGTTAAAATAGCCGGTCAGCAATTTAAAGTATCAGAAGGTCAGAGCCTGTACGTTCCTCACATTGAAGGTAACGCTGGTGATCAAGTTGAGTTTTCTGATGTATTATATGTTGATACAGATGGAAAGATCAGTGTTGGTGCTGATGCGAAAGTGAAAGTGAAAGCAGAGATCGTTGCTGAAAGAAAAGGCAAAACAGTGATCGCTTTTAAAATGAAACGTCGTAAAGGTTTCCGTAAGAAGAAAGGTCACCGTACGCTTTATACACACATCAAAGTAACTGGTATTGCGTAA
- the mutS gene encoding DNA mismatch repair protein MutS has translation MAKAGADTPLMQQHKAIKARYPDAILLFRVGDFYETFGEDAIVTSRVLGITLTKRNNGSVDSNELAGFPHHALDTYLHKLVKAGHRVAICDQLEDPKQAKGIVKRGVTELLSPGTATNDKLLEHDSNNFLAAIHEENERYGLAFTDISTGEFFIAEGNKEYAHKLLQSLKPAEVVFQRNKQKQFKENFGPKFYTYHLEEWIFSEAYATELLLKHFQTHSLKGFGIEEQKLGTIAAGAVLHYLRDTEHPNLNHITSVQRLDEADYLWMDRFTIRNLEILGSNADGGNSLLKVLDNTVSPMGARLMRRWMVLPLKDMERINERLDAVQSLILETELRKQLQSLIKQSGDVERLVAKLPLKKINPREILHLAKGLGFAEKIKEQCATSSNSYLKRLSDTINPSHYIAEKILKEVVENPPVMISKGDVIRDGINSELDELRRIAHHGKEYLVEIQQRESEATGIPSLKIAFNNVFGYYLEVTNTHKNKVPAEWTRKQTLANAERYITPELKEYEEKITGAEEKILKIESELFEKILIELQEYIGPIQTNGQVMAILDCLCCFAENALQFKYVRPQIQDDATLELKDARHPVIERHLPVGESYIANDIVLDKEQQQIIILTGPNMSGKSALLRQTGLIVLMAHMGSFVPASAATIPLTDKIFTRVGASDNLSGGESTFMVEMNETASIINNLSSRSLILLDEIGRGTSTYDGISIAWSIAEFLHQSSYQPKTLFATHYHELNELEEKFPRIKNYHVTNKEVGNKVIFLRKLAPGGSTHSFGIHVAKMAGMPVSLINRANEILKQLEDQRSSGDIKDQLKQLPVQKMQLNIFDIHSQTFDEIRTMLDGIDINRLTPVEALLKLQEIKQRLN, from the coding sequence ATGGCAAAGGCAGGCGCAGATACTCCATTGATGCAACAACACAAGGCGATCAAGGCAAGATATCCTGATGCAATTCTATTATTCCGGGTAGGTGATTTTTATGAAACCTTTGGTGAGGATGCAATCGTCACGTCACGTGTACTCGGCATAACATTAACCAAACGGAACAACGGCTCTGTTGATAGTAATGAACTGGCCGGTTTTCCTCACCATGCATTAGACACCTATTTACATAAGTTAGTAAAGGCTGGTCATCGTGTTGCCATCTGCGACCAATTGGAAGATCCTAAACAGGCCAAAGGAATTGTAAAGCGTGGTGTAACTGAACTCCTCTCCCCCGGTACTGCCACCAATGATAAATTATTGGAACACGACAGTAACAATTTTCTTGCTGCCATTCATGAAGAGAATGAACGATATGGTCTTGCTTTTACCGATATCAGCACCGGCGAATTTTTTATTGCTGAAGGCAACAAGGAATATGCTCATAAACTGTTGCAGAGTTTAAAACCGGCTGAAGTTGTTTTTCAACGCAACAAACAAAAACAATTCAAAGAAAATTTCGGACCTAAATTCTATACTTACCATTTAGAAGAATGGATCTTCAGCGAAGCATACGCCACTGAATTATTACTTAAACATTTTCAAACACATTCATTAAAAGGATTTGGTATTGAAGAACAAAAGCTGGGAACTATTGCAGCCGGAGCTGTTCTTCATTATTTGAGAGATACAGAACATCCAAACCTGAATCATATCACTTCAGTTCAACGATTGGATGAAGCTGATTATTTATGGATGGACCGCTTTACCATTCGTAATCTTGAAATACTTGGCAGCAATGCAGATGGAGGCAACTCTTTACTGAAAGTGCTCGACAATACTGTTTCGCCAATGGGAGCAAGATTAATGCGCCGCTGGATGGTATTACCATTGAAAGATATGGAACGGATCAACGAACGGTTAGATGCTGTGCAATCGTTGATACTTGAAACAGAACTTCGCAAGCAACTTCAATCGCTTATTAAACAAAGTGGTGATGTGGAGCGATTGGTAGCAAAATTGCCACTAAAGAAGATCAACCCAAGAGAAATTCTTCACCTGGCGAAAGGATTAGGCTTTGCAGAGAAGATAAAAGAACAATGCGCCACCTCTTCAAATAGTTACTTGAAACGTTTGAGCGATACCATCAATCCCTCACATTACATTGCGGAAAAAATTCTGAAAGAAGTTGTTGAAAATCCACCTGTGATGATCAGCAAGGGAGATGTGATAAGAGATGGTATTAACAGTGAGCTGGATGAACTCAGGCGCATTGCCCATCATGGTAAAGAATATTTAGTAGAGATACAACAACGTGAAAGCGAAGCAACAGGTATCCCTTCTTTAAAGATCGCTTTCAACAATGTGTTTGGCTACTATTTAGAAGTAACAAACACGCATAAAAACAAAGTACCGGCTGAGTGGACAAGAAAACAAACACTGGCCAATGCTGAACGTTATATTACACCTGAATTAAAAGAATACGAAGAGAAGATCACCGGTGCAGAGGAGAAAATATTAAAGATCGAATCAGAACTGTTTGAAAAAATATTGATCGAGCTGCAGGAATATATCGGCCCTATCCAAACTAATGGACAGGTAATGGCCATTCTTGATTGCCTCTGTTGTTTTGCAGAAAATGCATTGCAGTTTAAATATGTTCGACCACAGATACAAGATGATGCAACATTGGAATTGAAAGATGCACGTCATCCGGTAATTGAACGTCATCTTCCCGTTGGCGAAAGTTATATTGCCAACGATATTGTACTGGACAAAGAACAACAGCAGATCATCATTCTCACAGGTCCGAACATGAGTGGTAAAAGTGCCTTGCTGCGTCAAACAGGATTGATTGTGCTAATGGCCCATATGGGAAGTTTTGTTCCGGCTAGTGCTGCTACTATTCCATTGACTGATAAAATTTTTACCCGTGTTGGTGCCAGCGATAATTTAAGTGGTGGCGAAAGTACATTCATGGTGGAGATGAATGAAACAGCGAGCATTATCAACAATCTTTCATCACGCAGTTTGATACTGCTCGATGAAATTGGTCGTGGTACATCTACCTACGACGGTATTTCCATTGCGTGGAGTATCGCTGAATTTCTGCATCAATCTTCTTATCAACCCAAAACATTATTCGCTACACACTATCATGAACTAAATGAATTGGAAGAAAAATTTCCACGTATTAAAAATTATCATGTCACCAACAAAGAGGTTGGTAACAAGGTCATTTTCTTACGAAAACTCGCACCTGGTGGAAGCACTCACAGTTTTGGTATACATGTAGCAAAGATGGCCGGTATGCCGGTTTCATTGATCAACCGTGCCAATGAAATTCTTAAACAACTCGAAGATCAACGCAGCAGTGGCGATATTAAAGACCAACTGAAACAATTGCCTGTACAAAAAATGCAGTTGAACATTTTTGACATACACTCGCAAACATTTGATGAAATAAGAACCATGCTCGATGGTATAGATATCAATCGACTCACACCTGTCGAAGCATTACTAAAGTTGCAAGAGATAAAACAACGGTTAAATTGA
- a CDS encoding GH3 auxin-responsive promoter family protein — MKIKSVLAKPFAGYIYKSIQKNKLTALADQDQILKQLLKTGKDTEYGKELGLAKVNGYDEYKQAVPIRDYEQIRPWIDKIIEGKHNVLWKGMPMYFAKTSGTTSGVKYIPITKESVGNHFGTARNSALCYAAETGNTRFFDGKLIFLSGSPELERVGNIPTGRLSGISNHLIPKYLRTNQLPSYETNCIEDWETKLGKIVDETINQNMTLISGIPPWMQMYFDELINRTGKKVGEIFPNFNVMIQGGVNFEPYKAKLFESIGRKVDTIEVFPASEGFFAFQDSQEAEGLLLNTNDGIFYEFVPAAEIHKDNPTRLSLHDVKVGENYALIINSNAGLWSYNLGDTVKFVSTNPYRLVVTGRIKHFISAFGEHVIGEEVEQSLMKAATEENIHITEFTVAPMIQQGEGKSYHEWFIEFEHQPHNLEQFAARLNDNLRDKNIYYDDLIVGNILQPLKITPVKKNGFIDYMKSIGKLGGQNKVPRLSNDRKIADGLMKWVEN; from the coding sequence ATGAAAATTAAATCAGTGCTTGCTAAGCCGTTTGCAGGCTATATCTATAAATCGATCCAAAAAAATAAGCTTACGGCACTTGCCGATCAGGACCAGATCCTGAAACAACTCCTCAAAACAGGCAAGGATACCGAGTACGGCAAAGAGTTGGGTTTAGCGAAAGTAAATGGCTACGATGAATATAAGCAGGCGGTTCCCATCAGGGATTATGAGCAGATCCGGCCATGGATCGACAAGATCATCGAAGGCAAGCATAATGTTCTATGGAAAGGAATGCCCATGTACTTTGCTAAAACCTCGGGCACAACAAGCGGGGTGAAATACATCCCCATCACCAAAGAATCGGTTGGAAATCATTTCGGTACGGCAAGAAACTCAGCCCTTTGTTATGCAGCTGAAACCGGAAACACCCGTTTTTTTGATGGAAAACTCATTTTCTTGTCTGGCTCCCCCGAGCTTGAAAGGGTAGGAAATATTCCAACCGGCCGATTGAGTGGCATTTCAAATCATCTCATCCCGAAATACCTACGCACCAACCAGCTTCCCTCTTACGAGACAAATTGTATTGAAGATTGGGAAACCAAGCTTGGAAAGATCGTGGATGAGACTATTAACCAGAATATGACCCTCATCAGCGGTATTCCACCTTGGATGCAGATGTATTTTGATGAACTGATCAATCGGACAGGCAAAAAAGTAGGGGAAATCTTCCCGAATTTCAATGTCATGATCCAGGGCGGGGTGAATTTTGAACCTTATAAAGCCAAGCTTTTTGAAAGTATTGGCCGCAAAGTAGATACGATTGAAGTATTCCCTGCCAGCGAAGGTTTTTTCGCCTTCCAGGATTCGCAGGAAGCTGAAGGGTTGTTATTAAATACCAACGATGGTATTTTTTATGAGTTTGTGCCTGCTGCTGAAATTCACAAAGATAATCCAACCCGCTTATCTCTTCATGATGTGAAAGTGGGTGAAAACTATGCCCTCATCATTAATAGCAATGCCGGGCTTTGGTCTTATAATCTTGGTGATACCGTGAAATTTGTTTCCACCAATCCTTACAGACTGGTTGTTACTGGCCGTATTAAACATTTTATTTCTGCTTTTGGCGAACATGTGATTGGCGAAGAAGTGGAGCAAAGCTTAATGAAAGCAGCAACAGAAGAAAACATTCATATTACCGAGTTTACAGTCGCACCCATGATCCAGCAGGGAGAGGGAAAGAGTTACCATGAATGGTTTATTGAGTTTGAACATCAACCACATAACCTTGAACAGTTTGCGGCAAGGCTCAACGATAATCTCCGTGATAAGAATATTTATTACGATGATCTGATTGTTGGAAATATTTTGCAACCTTTAAAGATCACGCCCGTTAAAAAGAATGGATTTATCGATTACATGAAAAGTATCGGTAAATTGGGCGGACAAAATAAAGTACCACGTCTCAGCAACGATCGTAAGATCGCTGATGGGTTAATGAAGTGGGTAGAAAACTA
- the rpmG gene encoding 50S ribosomal protein L33, producing the protein MAKKGNRVQVILECTEHKTSGQAGTSRYITTKNKKNTPERLELKKFNPILKKVTTHKEIK; encoded by the coding sequence ATGGCAAAGAAAGGTAATCGTGTTCAGGTGATCCTCGAATGTACAGAGCACAAGACTTCAGGTCAGGCTGGTACAAGTCGTTATATCACCACCAAGAATAAAAAGAACACACCGGAGCGTCTGGAGTTGAAAAAATTCAACCCAATTCTGAAAAAAGTAACGACGCACAAAGAAATCAAATAA
- the ftsY gene encoding signal recognition particle-docking protein FtsY: MGFFGKLFGKKEKESLDQGLEKTKEGFLGKIARAVAGKSTVDAEVLDNLEEALVSADVGIETTVEIIERIEARVAKDKYINTSELNSILQQEIENILVDAPADTTYSNFDLPAGKRPFVLMVVGVNGVGKTTTIGKLAHHFSQAGKKVMLGAADTFRAAAVDQLTIWSERAGVPIVKREMGSDPASVAFDAVSSAVAKDIDVLIIDTAGRLHTKTHLMEELSKIKRVIQKVIPDAPHDVLLVLDGSTGQNAIEQAKHFTAATDVTGLVITKLDGTAKGGVVLAIAHQFKIPVKFIGVGERVEDLLVFDKHEFADSLFNLNK; this comes from the coding sequence ATGGGATTTTTTGGAAAGCTATTCGGAAAGAAAGAAAAGGAAAGCCTGGACCAGGGACTTGAAAAAACCAAGGAAGGATTTCTCGGCAAAATTGCAAGAGCGGTGGCAGGAAAAAGTACTGTTGATGCAGAAGTACTCGATAACCTGGAGGAAGCATTAGTGAGCGCCGACGTGGGTATTGAAACAACTGTTGAGATCATTGAACGTATTGAAGCACGTGTTGCAAAAGATAAATACATAAATACATCAGAACTTAATTCAATACTTCAGCAGGAGATTGAAAACATATTGGTTGATGCTCCTGCTGATACCACTTACTCAAACTTTGATTTGCCTGCAGGCAAAAGACCATTTGTATTGATGGTGGTTGGTGTGAATGGTGTTGGTAAAACAACAACCATTGGCAAACTAGCTCATCATTTTTCACAAGCCGGTAAGAAAGTTATGCTTGGTGCAGCTGATACTTTTCGTGCAGCAGCTGTTGATCAGCTAACAATCTGGAGTGAACGTGCAGGTGTGCCTATTGTAAAACGGGAGATGGGTAGCGATCCTGCATCCGTTGCGTTTGATGCTGTAAGCAGCGCTGTTGCAAAAGATATTGATGTGTTGATTATTGATACGGCAGGTCGTTTACATACCAAAACTCACCTGATGGAAGAATTAAGTAAGATCAAAAGAGTAATACAAAAAGTAATTCCTGATGCACCACATGATGTTCTATTGGTGCTCGATGGATCAACCGGGCAGAACGCCATTGAGCAGGCAAAGCATTTTACAGCTGCAACAGATGTAACCGGTTTGGTGATCACCAAGCTTGATGGTACGGCTAAAGGTGGAGTTGTATTGGCAATTGCTCACCAGTTCAAAATACCGGTTAAGTTTATTGGTGTGGGTGAGAGAGTAGAAGATCTGCTGGTATTCGATAAACATGAGTTTGCCGATAGTCTTTTCAATCTAAACAAGTAG
- the rpmB gene encoding 50S ribosomal protein L28, whose product MARVCQLTGKVPVGGNKVSHSNIKTKRRFLPNLQTKRFFLAEEDKWVTLKVSTEAIRTINKRGLYNVVKELRARGEHI is encoded by the coding sequence ATGGCTAGAGTTTGTCAGCTTACAGGAAAGGTGCCGGTTGGTGGAAACAAGGTGTCGCACTCAAATATTAAGACAAAGCGTCGTTTTTTGCCTAACCTGCAAACAAAGCGTTTCTTCCTGGCTGAAGAAGATAAGTGGGTAACACTTAAAGTTTCTACTGAAGCTATCCGTACAATCAACAAAAGAGGATTGTACAATGTAGTGAAGGAATTAAGAGCAAGAGGAGAACATATTTAA
- the rpmA gene encoding 50S ribosomal protein L27, whose amino-acid sequence MAHKKGEGSVKNGRDSQSKRLGVKIYGGQPAAAGNIIIRQRGTVYHPGKNVGVGKDFTIFAIADGVVEFKKGKNNKTFVSVAPVEAGA is encoded by the coding sequence ATGGCACATAAAAAGGGTGAAGGTAGTGTAAAGAATGGTCGTGATTCACAAAGCAAACGCCTTGGTGTAAAGATCTATGGTGGTCAACCTGCTGCTGCTGGTAACATCATTATTCGTCAGCGTGGAACCGTGTATCATCCAGGTAAAAACGTTGGTGTAGGTAAAGACTTTACCATCTTTGCAATAGCTGATGGTGTTGTAGAATTTAAAAAAGGTAAGAACAATAAGACTTTCGTTTCTGTTGCCCCGGTTGAGGCAGGTGCTTAA
- a CDS encoding DUF4295 domain-containing protein: MAKAASKNAKIKDAKAAAESKNWTKVIRAVRSPKSGAYTFKEQIVHKDKVKDYLAQK; encoded by the coding sequence ATGGCAAAAGCAGCTTCAAAGAACGCAAAGATTAAAGACGCCAAAGCAGCGGCAGAATCTAAAAACTGGACGAAAGTAATCAGGGCCGTACGCAGTCCTAAATCTGGTGCATATACCTTTAAGGAGCAAATTGTGCACAAGGATAAGGTGAAGGATTACCTGGCTCAAAAATAA